Below is a window of Brassica napus cultivar Da-Ae chromosome A5, Da-Ae, whole genome shotgun sequence DNA.
taaagaaaaaataaaaaaatgttacctTTTGCTTCTATATTTAGAagtaaaaataacatatttttatatttttctctataaatagaaaaaactttattatagagatatatatTGGAGcaaatacattttaataatatacattttctacttaaaaaaatattgagataAAAATCAAGGTGAATGAGAGATGGTCTAACTGTTAGTACAAGAATATGcaaattatcttctttttttgtcaccGAAATTATCTTATAATCTGAAGACTATTGATtggtaataaaaacaaattttaaaaaaaagcaaataaGAAAAAAGGTAATTGGTCGGAAGATCACAATTCCCAAGCTTGGCAAAACATTTACACCTGTCGCTCACTTCTAGGAAGACtcataaaagaagaagaagagaggtgatgactcaaagaagaagaagacaatacTCAAATTCATATATACTTTCTCATTGATACGATTAATTCTTCTCTTTTTAAGTGAAagatttgattcttttttttttgctgggaGTCTCTGGACATGGAATCGTTATATTCTAGCGGCGGGGTAAGGAATCTTGAAGCGTCGACTGCGGCGTGGAATTTCCAGATAGCAGTCTATTTCGCCTTCGGATTCTTCTTCTTGAGACTTTTCCTCGATAGATTCGTCTTTGaagtaagtaaataaataaaagactcTCTCTAAATTctccgatttttttttaaatgtttttttttcttttgcaactTTGGATTGTGTAAGCAAATTGATATTCATTAGATAATGAGCACTTTGGTTTTAGTTGATTCATGCATCTTGCAAAAAGCTAGGAGAATTGCCAATTGACAGTCTAAGAATTTGATCATATCAATATGTCACATATTGTCTTTTAACAGAGGATAGCTGTATGGCTTTTGAGCACCGCTTCTTCTGCGCCTATTAAAATGAACGATGCTTCTACTCGGGCTAAGCTCGTCAAGTGCAAAGAGTCTCTGTGGAAGCTCTTGTTTTACGGTGCTTGTGACATATTCGTCCTCAAAGTCCTTTTTCACGAGCCATGGGCCACAGATGTCAAACTCTACTTTCACAGTTGGCCTAATCAAGAGTTGAAGTCAGTTACTTTTCTTCTGCTTTCACTTTTTAAGCTATACTTTATATGGTGGAAGTAACCTaattttactctcttttttttgttcgttAGGCTTCCGATAAAGCTTTACTATATGTGCCAGTGCGGTTTCTATATGTATGCTGTTGCTGCCTTGCTTGCATGGGAGACAAGACGAAAAGATTTTTCTGTTATGATGTCTCACCATGTCGTTACCATCATCCTCCTTGTCTACTCCTACTTAACGgggtaattaattatatttgcaTATGGATGCTTACCTTAAGTATATTTGCTAAGTTACAAGTCCATtcatgataataataataataaaagatttgTCATTTGACAAGATTATTATGTGAGACAATATTCAACTTTTTGACTGggatattagatatatatatagtgaattaTAGAGCAAGCAACCAAGAAGCTCAggaaactatttatttatttatttattttggtttcttGTGCAGCTTTTTCAGAATTGGAGCAATCATCATAGCCCTTCATGATGCAAGCGACGTGTTTATGGAAACTGCTAAAATTTGCAAGTACTCTGAAAAGGAATTTGGAGCGAGTGTGGGTTTTTCACTCTTTGCTCTCTCTTGGCTACTACTTAGGTTGATTTACTTTCCATTTTGGATCATCAGGGCCACTAGGTATTCCCATTCTTTATTCTTACCTCCTATatataactttatttatttttgtcaatGCTTTATCTGACATTCTCaccttttttgtttggttaaagcATTGAACTCCTGGATCATGTGGATATGACATCAGCTGAAGGCACCATCATGTACTATTCCTTCAACACACTGTTACTGACGCTTCTTGTTTTCCACATATATTGGTGGTATCTCATCTGCGCAATGATTGCAAGACTACTTAAAAACAGAGGACAAGTGGGAGAAGACATAAGATCCGGTACGGTTTCTGTAACTTTGTTTAAACCTGGTTTTGAAAGTTATGTGGGCTGCGTAGTGTGGAGGAACCATTAGAGATgctttttaaaagaattttgtttgtttattcttGACAATGGCAGATTCAGAGGATGATGAATAGGCTTTGCAAGCATGACAGATACGGAACATGTTTCCACTTCTCCAACCAAAACCCTTTTGCTGCCGATGTCTTTGTTCTCAGTATCAGCACCTTTACCGATTAGAGTTGGaggttaaaaaagaagaagaaaggttatagtttttttttccagttttgtaTTGGTGAGTATATGTCTACATTAATTAGACTGCAGATTCTCTTTGAAAAATACAAGGAAAAACAGACACTCAGGTTTCTTGTGTTGTTCTATGCAGTGTATAAAACAATGTGCAAGCCACTTTGTAAATGCAAATATGGTTTTCTATTCCATTGCATTTTTAATGGAGCTCCTTTTAGAAATGATGCCAGAGAATGTCTTCTCTGCATGTTATGTGCATGTTCTCAGTTATACACCTCTTATCTGCCTCATGTCCCATTGACACAGAAGCCTTACTGTCATGTAATAACCTTACCTATgtcctttctttcttttttccttaCAAAAGAGTATTTTGACACAACAGTAAAAACACTATAACAAAACAAAGAcgcaaaaagaaaaggaaaacgtgacaatacaaaacaaagaataacagataaaaaaaaaacagtcttTACATCACACTCCCATCACATTGTCAACTGCGTACAACCAAGCACCGTACCACGACACTTAGTCACCGGAGCAACCTTCCTCCACACCGGACGATCACTCCCAACAGTCAAAACATCAACCTCCGACATCTGCTTGATATCCAAATTATCCCTATCAGGCCCAATCACCCCTCCCACAAGCAAAACCTCACCACTCAAACTCGCCATCGCCATACCAATCCTCGGCTTAAACTCGGACGCCGACGCAACCATCTTCCACGTCTCATCACAATCCTCTTCATTATACACCACTCCATGACTCAACACATAACTCACACCCTCAACAACAGCCATCGGACCTTGAGGCCAACCATACTCTCTCACATCCCATCCCAACTTAACACTCTCAAGAACCTGCACCGTCGTCGATAACCCTTTATGCAACACATGAACCTTCCCTTTCACGACCAAACCGGAACACGCGGAGTTATGAGTCCTGTGGAGATCAGGGATCGAACTCCACACATCACTCTCAGGATCATAAACCTCAGCTCCCGAAATCGATTTTCGACACGTGGTGAATCCTCCAGCGACAAAAATCTTCCCTTCGAGAACGCAACACGCGAACATAGAGCGAGGAACGAGCATCGGCGCTCGTGGCCCCCATCGTCTCTTCACAAAGTCGTAGCACCACACCTCGTCTGTAGCGAAGGTACCGTCGTGA
It encodes the following:
- the LOC125574803 gene encoding ceramide synthase LOH2-like; amino-acid sequence: MESLYSSGGVRNLEASTAAWNFQIAVYFAFGFFFLRLFLDRFVFERIAVWLLSTASSAPIKMNDASTRAKLVKCKESLWKLLFYGACDIFVLKVLFHEPWATDVKLYFHSWPNQELKLPIKLYYMCQCGFYMYAVAALLAWETRRKDFSVMMSHHVVTIILLVYSYLTGFFRIGAIIIALHDASDVFMETAKICKYSEKEFGASVGFSLFALSWLLLRLIYFPFWIIRATSIELLDHVDMTSAEGTIMYYSFNTLLLTLLVFHIYWWYLICAMIARLLKNRGQVGEDIRSDSEDDE